ATTGGATAGAGAGCCGAATACACCACCGCCGGCAACATCACGCAAAAGACGAAGTTGATCAGGAATGAAGACAGGAACTGCACTTCGGCTACGTCATTCATCTGGTAGCGCTTGAGCAGTGCGCGGAGGATCATGCGCCGAACGAATTCCAGCACAAACAGCAGCGCACCCGCACTCACGATAGCGATTGTCAGTCTTTCCAGGTTCATGATCTACCGGCGTCTACACCCACTTGTGCTCCCGATACCAATCATACGTCTCGCCCAGCGATTCTTCCAGCGATTGCAGCGGCACAAATCCCAGGCGCTGTCGCGCTCTCTCCGATGACGTTGTCCATTTCGGGCAGCTCAGTTCCCTCACCTTGTCGGCGCTTAGCAGCGGCGAGTTACCGAGTTTGCGGTCCAGCTTCTCCATCCGCGGCGCGAGCTTGCGCAGTAACCAGAGCGGAATGCGCAGCGGCTGGATGTCGGTTTTCATAACCTGCGCCATCAGTCGCTGTGCCTGCCACTGCGAGAGTTCATCTTGTGTGTTGATATGGAAGATCTCGCCGACTCCCTCCGGCAGCATGCCTGCGCGCAAGATTCCGTCCACTAAGTCAGCCACGTAGACGATGCTGACGAAGCTCTCTTTGCCGCCGAACTTGAGCATCAGCCCGCAGCGCACGAATTTGAAGAAGGTCAAGACTTCGGTATCGCGCGGACCGAACACCGCCGGCGGCCGCACGATCGTTACCGGCAGTTGGTTCTTCACCGCCAACACGGCCTCTTCTGCCGCGCGTTTGCTGCGGCCGTAGTCCGATACTGGCGCGGCGGGGTCGTCTTCGCGTCTGAGAGCATTGCCAGTGCTCGGCCCGCCGGCCGCTTGCGATGAGACCAAGACGAAACGCTTGAGATTCGGGTTGTGCTTCAACGCCAACTCAAGCAGACTCTGCGTCCCGCCGGCGTTGATGAGCATAAACTCGTCCAGCGATTGGGCTTTCACCAGCCCGGCCGAGTGAAATATGTAATCCACCTTGCCGACGGCTTCCGCCAGCACCGCCGGATTGCGCAGATCGGAAATCACAGGCGTAAAACGCAGGTGAGCGATGTGATCGAGTTTGGAAGTTTGCCGCAGAAGCAGATACAGCTCGCAGCCTAGTTCGGCAAGCCGTTCGGCCAAATGGCTGCCGACAAATCCGGTAGCGCCGGTGACCAGGATGCGCGGCGGCGTCGCGAACGACGGGCTAAATTGGCTTGACTTTAATATGGCCATTCTTTACAATTCGCAGCCTGTGTTACCCGGCATGGCGCCAATCTATCAGGCAGAGGGTTGAAAGCAAACCATATAGTATGGATATCTTTGAAAAGTGCCATAAATTCACCCGCTCAGTCGAGGTGAAGGAAATGGGGGTCTACCCTTACTTCCGTCCGATCTCGACCGCTTCGGATACCGAAGTGGTGATTGGCGGGCAGAAGATGCTGATGATCGGGTCGAACAACTACCTCGGCCTGACCACGCATCCGAAGGTGATCGAGGCCGCGATTGCCGCAACCAAAAAGTACGGCTCCGGCTGCACCGGCTCGCGCTTTCTGAATGGCACCCTCGACCTTCACGTCCAGTTGGAAAATGCCCTCGCCGAATTCATGGGCAAGCCCTCCTGTCTGGTCTATTCGACCGGCTTCCAAACCAACCTCGGCACCATCTCGTGCCTAGTTGGCAAGGGTGACTATCTGCTCATGGATCGCTCCAACCACGCCTGCATCGTTGACGGCGCGCGGCTGTCGTTCGGCAAGATTCTCAAATACGATCACAATGACATGGATGATCTTCAGCGCGTGCTCGAAAGTCTGCCGCTGGATGCGCCCAAGGCAATCGTCTCCGATGGTGTTTTTTCCATGGAAGGCGACATTGTGCATCTGCCGCGCATGGTCGAGCTGGCCAAACAATACAACGCCCGTCTGCTGATCGACGACGCCCATTCTATCGGCGTTCTTGGTCCGACCGGCGCCGGCACCGCCGAGCATTTCGGCTTGGGCGATGACGTGGATATCACGATGGGCACGTTCTCCAAGTCGTTCGCCTCGATCGGTGGCTTCGTCGTCGGTGACGCGCCGGTGATGGAATTCGTCAAGCATTTCTCGCGCACGATGATCTTCTCCGCCTCGATCCCGCCGTCATCGGCGGCGGTCGTAATGGCGGCACTGCAGGTGATGAAGGAAGAGCCGGATCGCAAGGACCGTCTCTGGCAGATCACGCGCAGGGTGCACAAGGGCTTGACCGAACTCGGCTTTAACATCGGCACGACCCAGACGCCGATCGTGCCAGTGCATATTGGCGAGATGATTGAGTGTTTCACCTTCTGGAAGATGCTGACGGAGGCGGGGATATTCGCCAATGCCATTATCCCGCCCGCAGTTGCGCCGGGGCAATCGTTGATTCGCACCAGCTATACCGCCAATCATACCGACGCGCAGATCGACCGCGTGCTGGACACTTTCGAGAGAATCGGCAAAAAGACGGGCATGATATCGGCCATGGTGTAACACGCCTGGACAGGGTTCACGCTTGGGCAAGAGCGAAGATCTCGAAGTCAGGGAGGTGACCTCCTCCTCCCAACTCAAAACTTTCATCAAGTTCCCATGGAAGGTCTATGCGGACAATCCCAACTGGGTGCCGCCGCTGATTATTGATCGCAAGGACTTCTTCAACAAACGCAAGAACCCCTTTTACCGGTTTGCTGACGTCAGGCTGTTACTGGCTTATCGCGATGGCGAGGCCGTCGGCCGCATTGCCACCTGCATCAATCGCTCACACAACGAATTTCATCAAGAAAAAGTCGGCTTCTTCGGCTTCTTCGAGTGCATCCAGGATTACGATGTTGCCCATCGTCTGCTCAAAGTCGCGATGATCTACCTCAAGAAGGCTGGGATGGAAGTCATGCGCGGACCCTGCAACTTTTCCACCAACCACGAAGTCGGACTGCTGATCGACGCCTTCGATAAACCGCCAATGGTCATGATGCCCTACAATCCGCCTTACTACGCCGAGTTTTTCGAACGCTTCGGACTCAAGAAGGCGAAAGACCTGTTTGCGTTTCTAATTACGCAGGACGACGTGCCGAGCGAACGGATTCAGAAAGTTGTTGAGCGGTTGCGCCAACGTTCCGGCGCCAAATTCCGCACGCTCAAGATGAGCGACTTCGACAATGAGGTGCAGCGCGTCATCAAGATTTACAACGAAGCCTGGGAAAACAACTGGGGTTTTGTGCCGCTGTCAGAGGATGAGTTCGTCCATATCGCCAAGGATATGAAGATGATCCTCAACCCCGAGATGGTGCTGTTCGCCGAGATCGACGGCGAGATGGCGGGCTTTGCACTGGCACTGCCGGACGTCAATCAGGTGTTCAAGAAACTCAACGGGCGGCTCCTGCCATTTGGAATCTTCCGGCTGCTGTGGGATTTAAAGATTCGCAAGAAGGGCAAGATCAATCAGGCGCGTATCCTGACTCTGGGCATCGTCAAGAAGTTCCAGAAGCGGGGACTCGACAATGTCTTCTACTACGACCTTTTCTACAACGGCATCAAGAACGGCTATTTCGCCGGCGAGATGTCGTGGATTCTTGAAGACAACCGCATGATGGTTGCCGCCGCGGAATTACTCGGCGGCAAGCCGTATAAGACCTACCGCATCTACCAGACTCCGCTGATGACCAATCTGAACTCGCGGGACTGATCTTCTCCAACTCCAACATCCAGTAAGATGCAAGGGCGACCCTCGCGGTCGCAATGCTGATACGTATCTCGTCTACTCCGGGCGGGAGCAAGCCCCGCCCCAACGGCATTGACAACTGACGCGAGGCACGATTATCTTAGTTGTGATAGGAACTTCAACTGCACCAAGGAGCGCCGCATGTCCGCATCATCGAGCTTGAGAACTCTGGCAGCGATAGCCGTTGCCGCTTTGTTACTGCCGTCAATGATCTTCGCGCAAGCGACGGGTCTGTCGACCGACTTGATCAAGAAGCTACAGGCCGACTACGATCAGAATCGCAGGAATCCGGCGGTTTATAATGCCCTTTCCGCGAACGACATCAACGCGCTCGCTATCGACCGCGACAAGCTGATCCAGCACAACGCGTTTTTTAGCAAGACCATCGAAACCGGCGAGATGACCAATCAGGAGGCCTCCGGGCGCTGTTGGATGTTCGCCGGCTCGAATCTGCTGCGGCCGCAGATTATGAAAAAATACAAGCTGGGCACCTTCAAGCTCTCGACGAATTATCTGTTCTTCTGGGACAAGCTGGAAAAGTCGAACACCTTCCTCGAAATGATGATCGAACTGGCCGGCCGGCCAATCGACGACCGTGAAGTCGTCATGCTGATGGAAGATCCTTGCGGCGACGGCGGCTGGTGGTCGTACGTCGTCGATTTGGTCACGAAATACGGCGTGGTGCCGGATCAGGCGATGCCGGAGACGTACGCGACCGCACATACCGGCAACCTGAACACGATTCTCAACCGCAAACTGCGCGGTGCTTCGATGCAACTGCGGGAAATGATCGTCACCGCCAGGCCGCAAGCGGAAATCACTGCCGCAAAGGAGACGATGCTGCAGGAGGTCTACACGATCCTCGCCCTCAACTTCGGTGTGCCGCCACAGAAGTTCGTCTGGCGCTACGAGAGCAAGGACTCGGTGCAGGTGCCGCCGCAGGAATTCACGCCGCAGTCGTTCTACGAGGAGGTCATCGACACCAAACTGGAAGACATGGTGGCGATTTTCGATCATCCTGGTGTCGAGTACTTCAAGTACTACGAGCTCGATCGCTCGCGTAATTTCGCCGATCGCACTGACCTGCGCTTCATCAATCTGCCGATCGACAGCCTCAAGCGCTACGCGTTGGCGACGATCTTGGGCGATCAGCCGGTCTACTTCTCCTGCGATATCGGCCAGGACAACTACAACGCCAAGGGCGTGCTGGCGCGCGCGATTTTCGATTTCCAGTCGCTCTACGGGTTTGATGTGCGCTTGAGCAAGCGTGAGCGGGTGTTGACACGGGACAGCTATCCCAATCACTCGATGGTGCTGACCGGCGTCGATACCAGTAACGGTACGGCGAGCAAATGGAAGGTCGAAAACAGCTGGGGTGACAAGGGGGGCGACAAGGGCTGGTGGGCAATGGACGACGACTGGTTCGACGAATACGTCTACAGCATTATCGTCGACAAGAAGCTGCTGACCAAGGATGTCGCGGCATTGCTGAAGACGACGCCGACCAAGCTGCCCTCGTGGGATCCGATGTGGGCGCCGATTCGGAAATTGAAGTAATCGTCAGCGCCGGAGGATTCTGTCCGGCAAATTCACAGAATGCGCCGCACAATCGCGCGGCTGGCGGAGGGCCTCTTCACAACGGTATAGTCGGCCTGCTCGAAGGCGCTCAAGAGTCCGGTGAAAGCGAACACGTCGGGCATTTCACCCTTGCGCGGAATCACCGGGTAGCCCTCGACGATGCTCGCGCCGTGCTTTTTGGCGAACTTGGCGGCTGCATCCAGCAGCGCGGTGGCCACGCCCCGCCGGCGATAGTCCTTATCGACAAAGAGGCAGACGATCGACCAGACGGGCTGATCATCGATCGGCTTAAGTGTTCGCGATCGTTCTAGGCCGGGGAATTCGGTTCGTGGTCCGACTGAACACCAGCCGATGGCACGCTTGCCATCAAACGCAAGAATTCCGGGCGCAACACCGGAATCGACGATTTTCTTCAACGCCCTGCGATTTCCCGCTCCCTTGCCGGTGCGCCACTCGGAGCGTTTGACACGCCACCACATGCACCAGCAGCCGGCGCAGGCACCGCGCTCACCGAAGAGTTCGAGCAGTTGTGGCCAACTCGATTTCGAAGCGGGGCTAAACTTGAGTTTCGTCATTGCCACGTCCTCGTCAGAGTCATTCTGGATTCCGGCTTTCGCCGGGATGACGATGTGAAGATTGCCGCACGCAGTTCCCCCGCGCAATCACTTTAGCGACTTCATCAATTCTTGAACGGCTCGTACCAATTGCGGGTCGCGGCCGGCGATGAGATCGTCGGGGAGGTTTTCGACGAAGACGTCGGGCTGCCGCGGAGAGCGGTCCGTGTCCTCCATCTCAACGGTGTAAGCGCCCATCGACGGACGGCGAATCTGCGTGCCGTCAATCAGATTGTACTGAGAGGTCCCGATTACACCGGAGGCCGTCGGGGTACCGATGATCGGTCCGAGCTTCAAGCGACGAAAACCTTCGGCGAAAATCTCGGAGTTGGAGCCGCTGTAGTTGTCGATCAGGAGCGCCATTGGCCGTTCGACGGCTTTGAAGCGCAGCTTGTTCTCTGACGTGGTCGCAAAGTCGCGGAAGCGACGCAGGATAAATGGCGTGCGATCGAGCATACCGAGCAGATGGACGGAAATCCAGCCGCCGCCGTTGTCGCGCACGTCGATCAAGAGTGCTTCCTTTGATTCGGCAATCGACACGAGTTGCTCTTTGAACAAATCGAGCGCAGGCTGGTTCATAGCACGAATGTGCAGATACGCGATGCGGTTGTTCGACAGCGAGTCGACCAGACGGCGGCGCGTTTCAACCCAATCTGCGTAACGCAGGTTATCCAGTTCGGAGGAAGAGACCGGCTTGACTTCGACGATGCGCGGCTGCGCTGCCGGCGCTTCGGCGATCGAGAGCTTGACACGTTTGCCGACGGTGCCGTTCAGACAGCGCTCGATACTGCTGGCTCGCGTGAGCGCCCAATCGTCGCAGGCAAGCAGGTATTGACCTGCTCTCAGTCCCGCGTTGGCAGCAGGCGAACGCGGGTAGAAATACTTTATGCGCAACCGCCCCTCGCGGTCAAGTATGCCGGGATCGAATTCAACGCCGAGTTCGCCGGAGCGGATGTTCTCGGCCGGCTTGGGCTCCTTGAGGATTAGGTCCAGGTGTGATCCGCGCAGCTCGCCCATCATTTCCAGCATCAGGTTGCGGAATTCCTCATCGGTGCGCACAGATGCAAGGGGTAATTCATATTTGCGGCGCACCGCGGTCCAGTCGATGCCGCGCAAAGTCTGATCGTAGAAATAGTTTTTCAGGAGTCGCCACCCTTCGAGAAACTTCTGGCGGTAAGTGGCGAGCTTGTCGAGCTCGAGAGTAGCTTTTACCGGCAGCGATTCGGACTTGCCGTCGCCAGCGGTCAGCGACTTGATCTTGCCGTCTTCGAGGAAGTACAGCTTCTTGCCGTCGGCGGAGATCGTCAACTGCGACTTGTTCTTGCCGGAAGTGGTCAGTTGCTTGAGTTCGGGATCGTCCGTGGCGTTGACCGACCAGATTTCCGGCTTGCCGAGAAGCGAGGCAACGAAATAGAACTTCTTACCATCCGAGTCGAGCACGGGCCAGGTGCTGGCTCCGGAGAGACTAAACGCCTTGCGCCGCCGCGACTCGATGCGGTCAGGATCGATACGAGTAATCTTGACCGAGTCTTTAACTGACTTCGCCGTGTCCTTCGCGGGCTTGGCGAAGAAAAGGCTGTCGAAGGCCGTTTCGGCAAATTCGACGGGCAGCGGTGACAGGTCGATGCGGTAGGTCTGCTCTCCCTGATCGAGGCTCGCCGTGTAGTAGACCGATTTGCCGTCGGCGGAAAAGAGCGGTCGGACGTTGACCCCGGCAGAGCGCGAGAGATTGACCTGCCTGCCGTCGAGATCGACCGCCCAAATATCGGACTCATAGGTGGGGCCGTTCATCGAATAGGTCAGCCAGCGCGAGTCGGGCGACCAGGCGTACTCCAAGGTCGGTTCGAGACCGAAATCATAGAACGCGCCCTTAACCCAGACGGCTTCGTGGTTAGTGGCCAGATCCAGGCGTATGATCTTGTCGAGACCGCGATAAAAGGCTAGGTATTTGCCGTCCGGCGACGACAGGGGCTTCAATTCAGCCTCGCCCGAATTCGTAAGCCGTTTCTCGACTCCGGTGACGGCATCAGCGGCATATATTCCATACTCGCCGTCGCGATCGGAGCAATAGTAGAGCGTACGCGAGTCTTGACCCCAGGCAACGTGTTGTTCGCGCGCTGACGTCCGCGAGATCGGGCGGGCCTGATCAGGATCATCGCTTGGCATGACGAAAACTTCGCCGTGGACGATGAAGGCGAGCTTCTTACCGTCCGGTGCGAGCGCCAACCACTCGACCTCACCCTCAAAAGTCTTCTTCTCCACCAAGTTGACATTCTCGTCAGCAGCGATAGTGATCGGGATTTGTCTGGTCTCTCGCGTCAGCGGATCCAGGGCCCACAGTCGGAAGTCTTGCTCGAAGACGAGCAGCGAGCCATCGGGAGTAGAATTGAGCCACTGCACGCCATCATCGGTGAAATCGGTGAGGCGCTCCGGATCGCCGCCGATCAGCGGCAGACGATAGATCTGCGCCCAAGAGTCATCGTAGTTGGCGACGTAGTAGATCACCGCGCGGGCGGCATCGAGCACCGGCCAAATCTCGTGCGTCGGATGGGTAGTCAGGCGAAAGGTTGAGAACTGAGCATTGGTGCGATCCTGCACATAGATGTCGGAGTTGCCGGTAGTCTTGAGATCGCGGCGCCACCAGCGGGCCCAGCCGGAACCGGAAGTGAAAACAAGATAATGTCCGTCGGGAGAAATGTGGCCATCATATTCGCGCTCCGTGTATCCGCCGGTGAGTATGACCGGTTCACCGCCGCCGCTGCCGAGCTTGAAGACATCGCCCTTGCCGTCGCGATCGGAGAAAAACAGGATACTGTCACCATTCGCAAACCATCCGGTAGCGATATCGTCACCGGTATGAAATGTCAACTGCCGCGGCTGGCCGCCGGTTACCGGGACTACGAATACATCATAATTGTCGAAACGCTGCGACGAGAAGAGCAACCAGCGGCCGTCGGGCGAAAAGAAAGGACGAATATCCTCTGCTTCATGGACGGTAATGCGGCGGGCGTCACCACCGGCGACCGGGGCCGTCCAGATGTCGCCCTGATATGTGAAGGCCACCGTCTGACCGTCGGGCGAAAGCGCCGGATAACGGCAATAGAGCGATTCGGCGTGTGCCGTCGTGATTGCGGTCAAGACAGCGATCAACGAAGCTAAGCAGATTCCAGCAGAGACTCTCATGTAATCACGATTCCCACAGTGAGACATTTACCGGCAATGACTTCGAATTGAGAATAATGCTCGAGACACATTCGCACAAGTGGAACCGTCGACGATGCAGCACTGCATACAACCTCGGCACGGGCAAACAAAAAAAACCCGATCCGGTTTCGGATCGGGTTATGATTTTCTCAGCCGTGTGGGGCGTCTATTTCATGAACGCTTTGACGGTGATCAAGAATGAGTTCGATTCGATTTCGGCGATGCGAATGTCGTTCTCGATCTCGTTGACCGTATCGCGGCGGATGGCCAGCGCCAGTTCGAAGTTCTCAGTAGGTTCGTAAGCAACGCCGGCGGTCAGATAGCGTAGATCGCCTTGATCGGCCAGCAGGCCTTGGGCATTCTTGTTCTTGTCAACCCACTCATACTTGCCGAATACGGAGACGCGCGACAGCCACTTTTCGGAAGTGGCGACGTACATACGGCCGAAGAGCGTGTAGCCCTGGGCTTCATCGACGAATTCGTCCTCAGTCCCGTTATTCCAGTTGGCGTCGTCTTTGGCAACGAAGTACTCACCGAAGGCGGTGACCCACTTGCGATACTTGAACACGCCGGCAACCTGCATACGAGTCTTGAGGGTGTTGTCGGAGAAGCTGCGGCCGCCGGAGCCATCAGCCACATTGGGCTTGCCGGAGTAGTACTGACCCATGAACGCGACTTCGCTCCAATCGGGGCTCTTCGGGAACGGGATCAGTTTGGCAAACATGGCGAAGTCTTTATACTTGTTCTCTTCCGACTCGGTGTAACCGGCGCCGTTCATCACCTGTAGCGCCAACACGCCCCAGGACCCGGGGCAGGTGCCGATGATCGAGAAGCCGAGGTCGGCACGCGGCAGATAGCCAAGCTTGTGCAGGGACACTTCGTCAACATAGCGCAGTCCCCACAGCTTCTCAACCTGGTCGATCCAGATCACGTCGTGCATACCAAAGCGCAGATCGAAGTACTTGAACACGGCGTTGGCCTGGACATAAGCGCTCCGGATGTGCGCATCGTAATTGGTGGAGAATTCCTGGCCGCCGCGCGCAGTGGCTTCGAGAACAAAATTGGCTTGATACTTCTCGCTGAACTGATGATCGACGATCAGCCAGCCACGGTGGACGTTGAAGTAGTTAAAATTCTTACCCTGTCCGTGATCATTC
This Candidatus Zixiibacteriota bacterium DNA region includes the following protein-coding sequences:
- a CDS encoding PD40 domain-containing protein, with the translated sequence MRVSAGICLASLIAVLTAITTAHAESLYCRYPALSPDGQTVAFTYQGDIWTAPVAGGDARRITVHEAEDIRPFFSPDGRWLLFSSQRFDNYDVFVVPVTGGQPRQLTFHTGDDIATGWFANGDSILFFSDRDGKGDVFKLGSGGGEPVILTGGYTEREYDGHISPDGHYLVFTSGSGWARWWRRDLKTTGNSDIYVQDRTNAQFSTFRLTTHPTHEIWPVLDAARAVIYYVANYDDSWAQIYRLPLIGGDPERLTDFTDDGVQWLNSTPDGSLLVFEQDFRLWALDPLTRETRQIPITIAADENVNLVEKKTFEGEVEWLALAPDGKKLAFIVHGEVFVMPSDDPDQARPISRTSAREQHVAWGQDSRTLYYCSDRDGEYGIYAADAVTGVEKRLTNSGEAELKPLSSPDGKYLAFYRGLDKIIRLDLATNHEAVWVKGAFYDFGLEPTLEYAWSPDSRWLTYSMNGPTYESDIWAVDLDGRQVNLSRSAGVNVRPLFSADGKSVYYTASLDQGEQTYRIDLSPLPVEFAETAFDSLFFAKPAKDTAKSVKDSVKITRIDPDRIESRRRKAFSLSGASTWPVLDSDGKKFYFVASLLGKPEIWSVNATDDPELKQLTTSGKNKSQLTISADGKKLYFLEDGKIKSLTAGDGKSESLPVKATLELDKLATYRQKFLEGWRLLKNYFYDQTLRGIDWTAVRRKYELPLASVRTDEEFRNLMLEMMGELRGSHLDLILKEPKPAENIRSGELGVEFDPGILDREGRLRIKYFYPRSPAANAGLRAGQYLLACDDWALTRASSIERCLNGTVGKRVKLSIAEAPAAQPRIVEVKPVSSSELDNLRYADWVETRRRLVDSLSNNRIAYLHIRAMNQPALDLFKEQLVSIAESKEALLIDVRDNGGGWISVHLLGMLDRTPFILRRFRDFATTSENKLRFKAVERPMALLIDNYSGSNSEIFAEGFRRLKLGPIIGTPTASGVIGTSQYNLIDGTQIRRPSMGAYTVEMEDTDRSPRQPDVFVENLPDDLIAGRDPQLVRAVQELMKSLK
- a CDS encoding N-acetyltransferase; translated protein: MGKSEDLEVREVTSSSQLKTFIKFPWKVYADNPNWVPPLIIDRKDFFNKRKNPFYRFADVRLLLAYRDGEAVGRIATCINRSHNEFHQEKVGFFGFFECIQDYDVAHRLLKVAMIYLKKAGMEVMRGPCNFSTNHEVGLLIDAFDKPPMVMMPYNPPYYAEFFERFGLKKAKDLFAFLITQDDVPSERIQKVVERLRQRSGAKFRTLKMSDFDNEVQRVIKIYNEAWENNWGFVPLSEDEFVHIAKDMKMILNPEMVLFAEIDGEMAGFALALPDVNQVFKKLNGRLLPFGIFRLLWDLKIRKKGKINQARILTLGIVKKFQKRGLDNVFYYDLFYNGIKNGYFAGEMSWILEDNRMMVAAAELLGGKPYKTYRIYQTPLMTNLNSRD
- a CDS encoding C1 family peptidase; amino-acid sequence: MSASSSLRTLAAIAVAALLLPSMIFAQATGLSTDLIKKLQADYDQNRRNPAVYNALSANDINALAIDRDKLIQHNAFFSKTIETGEMTNQEASGRCWMFAGSNLLRPQIMKKYKLGTFKLSTNYLFFWDKLEKSNTFLEMMIELAGRPIDDREVVMLMEDPCGDGGWWSYVVDLVTKYGVVPDQAMPETYATAHTGNLNTILNRKLRGASMQLREMIVTARPQAEITAAKETMLQEVYTILALNFGVPPQKFVWRYESKDSVQVPPQEFTPQSFYEEVIDTKLEDMVAIFDHPGVEYFKYYELDRSRNFADRTDLRFINLPIDSLKRYALATILGDQPVYFSCDIGQDNYNAKGVLARAIFDFQSLYGFDVRLSKRERVLTRDSYPNHSMVLTGVDTSNGTASKWKVENSWGDKGGDKGWWAMDDDWFDEYVYSIIVDKKLLTKDVAALLKTTPTKLPSWDPMWAPIRKLK
- a CDS encoding aminotransferase class I/II-fold pyridoxal phosphate-dependent enzyme; protein product: MDIFEKCHKFTRSVEVKEMGVYPYFRPISTASDTEVVIGGQKMLMIGSNNYLGLTTHPKVIEAAIAATKKYGSGCTGSRFLNGTLDLHVQLENALAEFMGKPSCLVYSTGFQTNLGTISCLVGKGDYLLMDRSNHACIVDGARLSFGKILKYDHNDMDDLQRVLESLPLDAPKAIVSDGVFSMEGDIVHLPRMVELAKQYNARLLIDDAHSIGVLGPTGAGTAEHFGLGDDVDITMGTFSKSFASIGGFVVGDAPVMEFVKHFSRTMIFSASIPPSSAAVVMAALQVMKEEPDRKDRLWQITRRVHKGLTELGFNIGTTQTPIVPVHIGEMIECFTFWKMLTEAGIFANAIIPPAVAPGQSLIRTSYTANHTDAQIDRVLDTFERIGKKTGMISAMV
- a CDS encoding GNAT family N-acetyltransferase, giving the protein MTKLKFSPASKSSWPQLLELFGERGACAGCWCMWWRVKRSEWRTGKGAGNRRALKKIVDSGVAPGILAFDGKRAIGWCSVGPRTEFPGLERSRTLKPIDDQPVWSIVCLFVDKDYRRRGVATALLDAAAKFAKKHGASIVEGYPVIPRKGEMPDVFAFTGLLSAFEQADYTVVKRPSASRAIVRRIL
- a CDS encoding NAD-dependent epimerase/dehydratase family protein, yielding MAILKSSQFSPSFATPPRILVTGATGFVGSHLAERLAELGCELYLLLRQTSKLDHIAHLRFTPVISDLRNPAVLAEAVGKVDYIFHSAGLVKAQSLDEFMLINAGGTQSLLELALKHNPNLKRFVLVSSQAAGGPSTGNALRREDDPAAPVSDYGRSKRAAEEAVLAVKNQLPVTIVRPPAVFGPRDTEVLTFFKFVRCGLMLKFGGKESFVSIVYVADLVDGILRAGMLPEGVGEIFHINTQDELSQWQAQRLMAQVMKTDIQPLRIPLWLLRKLAPRMEKLDRKLGNSPLLSADKVRELSCPKWTTSSERARQRLGFVPLQSLEESLGETYDWYREHKWV